Proteins co-encoded in one Opisthocomus hoazin isolate bOpiHoa1 chromosome 9, bOpiHoa1.hap1, whole genome shotgun sequence genomic window:
- the LOC142362442 gene encoding maestro heat-like repeat-containing protein family member 2B, translated as MASYPGGVGLPAWLSVGVGGATGDLALGCVCPERCLQLVPRARGTQMICGAAGLSRGSPGTRTKQVPSLIAPSPLVCPQGDRVEIYRELESVLQGDDGRLPGGIVNRLIAEASSDMRAAQGVTDDMKTAASDVLVALARSHFHFVMSELQRHLKAMGKVPEEFVLLTLGKLSRSYALQCIPFVGMTLLALRAMLSQVGSGRILRTFCSVVEQWSKGVTAYFCSREQCPFPRSREARLCRDIYPVFRYVVANLLHCEEEEDKQAVLGAVTAMTVALLHGERHGYHAWEPFLWLLQQYQEVRDTSQVTKNLSYLLETLEGLQSPIPQGLALAISSAVYCQALFLRLCDVTKEPGLGRKAVLSRCIVLLARTYPEETIAFLRCQLSSRSNAYRVAALGLLRELARSDDPATREQLPQLVEAVRSVCSNPSAQVQTAVVEFIRELLSSGSQSCQEWDVVGHIFNEFGRISGRLVAEGHLAWENPEEQALQALCTEIVGSLDVSLRGMTKLLWPRLLEYVVPAQYSGMLIPLSRCLRALVERQERAGHEEEEKPDAVNSPEQDGSPALSRRAKGQRQALLLGMGGSALRCPLPGAETWLSWGAGACSRPCRSCLHLPLGSPREPLAQRPGSTAALSPVRGYRRCEGQGTAGARPLIQPLFLPAARLPTPQALLVRLLVLAAAPEKTGERAAAALRLLQALHGRIHRAVAAVWATEMPPLLQYLEGTTEVSLDSADWEERMLKFLRASLEPIEDGAWTVGLSQELSQQLGSSVPGSWEKLFLYKALGTALAACRDLGHVRGEVLRFLQEANPMELPEAQGMISVVSRAAENHFHLVLDTVTMFSSAFTGDWLCQTSTGWKLLPIPMREPTLRDGNSSRPRSWRLGELRGGARLNEELPQEPVQQQQNKERAQATCAALMHTYSSIALCAPKEQLLACVEKEIVGNILQLCGARERMQTPHGFPLPMLLLHPSALPRVQGVLCSLCPQDWQLKLALVQSITEVSSAIQAVGDCGSFELGLKQKVMWTLLDWLEREPWDSLVHGVLQPLEKLSKLRPLLSQEDNRKLLAVCCHSVVSYPPERQKGRQAAKAAVNVQVLHSRCMQDLGHLIATLLEAEASSTSLDDVVDVLKDWLTSGTEWERERALWILAHVLGAYKERFELMRGCPWNGFGSLVGLLGTLTCDCVATIHQRPWLCLAYLLQIQAKTRKVVSGADEIRRLCEELRSPEPETLKENGVAIAKAICKYIPPAQARDFLTAVLDSLRHVRPTCVKAVWKWVCRFLVESTEEIVPEMPKILQTLYTYMEKSPHRPFSFHAVFFLTCSHREPAISCLLQKGLPMDGDTVELWRSLGRSTIGTRVLKCLAEKLNRVGNNCLQDEDSACERHSRRAALEAVTITHAISEVVLALGSTEELKRLLPDLLPSLLRWASETLGEERSLSPLSTWRELFLECGIAEEKPCR; from the exons ATGGCCTCTTACCCTGGTGGAGTTGGTCTCCCTGCCTGGCTCTCTGTTGGTGTCGGAGGTGCCACAGGAGATCTTGCTCTTGGCTGTGTCTGTCCtgagcgatgcctgcagctggtccCTCGTGCCCGTGGCACACAGATGATTTGTGGGGCAGCAGGTCTCTCTCGTGGCTCGCCGGGAACGAGGACAAAGCAAGTCCCAAGTCTCATCGCTCCCTCCCCTTTGGTCTGTCCTCAGGGTGACCGAGTGGAGATATACCGGGAGCTGGAGAGCGTCTTGCAGGGAGACGATGGCCGTTTGCCGGGCGGCATCGTGAACCGCCTGATAGCAGAGGCATCCAGCGACATGCGGGCAGCCCAG GGTGTGACAGACGACATGAAGACGGCTGCTAGCgatgtcctggtggctctggccCGCTCCCACTTCCACTTTGTCATGTCGGAGCTCCAGAGACACCTGAAGGCCATGGGGAAGGTTCCGGAGGAGTTTGTGCTCCTCACCCTAGGCAAACTGTCCCGCAGCTACG CCCTGCAGTGCATCCCCTTTGTGGGAATGACGCTGTTGGCCCTGCGCGCCATGCTGAGCCAGGTGGGGAGCGGCCGGATCCTGCGCACcttctgcagcg TTGTGGAGCAGTGGTCGAAAGGGGTCACCGCATACTTCTGCAGCCGGGAGCAGTGCCCCTTCCCTCGCAGTCGGGAAGCGCGGCTGTGCCGAGACATTTACCCGGTCTTCCGCTACGTTGTGGCGAATTTGCTGCACTgcgaggaggaagag gaCAAGCAGGCTGTCCTCGGGGCAGTGACTGCCATGACGGTGGCCCTTCTGCACGGGGAGCGGCACGGATACCATGCCTGGGAGCCGTTCCTCTGGCTCCTGCAGCAATATCAGGAGGTGCGAGACACCTCCCAGGTCACCAAG AACCTCAGCTATCTGCTGGAGACGCTGGAGGGACTTCAGAGCCCAATCCCCCAGGGCTTGGCTCTGGCCATCAGCTCGGCTGTGTACTGCCAG GCTTTGTTCCTACGGCTCTGTGATGTGACCAAAGAGCCTGGCCTGGGTCGCAAGGCAGTGCTGTCCCGCTGCATCGTGCTGCTGG CCCGCACCTACCCGGAGGAGACGATTGCGTTTCTGcgctgccagctgagcagcaggagcaatGCCTATCGCGTGGCAGCTCTGGGCCTGCTGAGAGAACTGGCCCGCTCTGATG ACCCTGCAACAAGAGAGCAGCTGCCGCAGCTGGTGGAGGCCGTGCGGTCGGTGTGCAGCAACCCCAGTGCCCAG GTGCAGACAGCAGTTGTGGAGTTCatcagggagctgctgagctctGGCTCCCAGAGCTGTCAGGAATGGGATGTGGTGGGGCACATCTTCAACGAGTTTGGCCGGATCTCGGGCAGACTG GTGGCAGAAGGCCATTTGGCCTGGGAAAACCCGGAGGAACAAGCTCTTCAAGCCCTGTGCACGGAAATCGTGGGCTCGCTGGACGTCTCTCTGAGAGGGATGACCAAG ctcctgtggCCGAGGCTTCTGGAGTACGTGGTGCCAGCCCAGTACAGCGGCATGCTGATCCCGCTGTCCCGCTGCCTCCGAGCCCTCgtggagaggcaggagagagcggggcacgaggaagaagagaagcccgaTGCCGTGAACTCCCCGGAGCAAGATGGGAGCCCTG CCCTGAGCAGGAGAGCCAaagggcagaggcaggctctgctgctgggcatggGGGGCTCTGCCCTGCGTTGCCCCTTGCCCGGCGCAGAGACCTGGCTCTCCTGGGGAGCCGGGGCTTGTTCCCGGCCGTGCCGGAGCTGCCTTCATCTCCCGCTGGGCAGCCCTCGGGAGCCCCTGGCCCAGCGCCCTGGCAGCACGGCCGCTCTCAGCCCTGTGCGGGGGTATCGGAGGTGCGAGGGGCAGGGCACGGCGGGGGCTCGTCCGCTCATCCAGCCTTTgttcctccccgcagcccggctgccgACTCCCCAAGCCCTGCTGGTTCGACTGCTG GTGTTGGCAGCGGCTCCTGAAAAGACCGGCGAACGCGCAGCCGCTGCCTtgcggctgctgcaggctctccaCGGCAGGATCCACAGGGCCGTGGCGGCGGTGTGGGCCACCGAGATGCCGCCcctgctgcagtacctggaaG gaacAACCGAGGTCTCCCTGGACTCTGCAGACTGGGAGGAGCGTATGCTGAAG TTCCTGCGAGCGTCGCTGGAGCCCATCGAAGACGGGGCCTGgaccgtggggctgagccaggagctgagccagcagctgggcagctctgtccccGGCTCCTGGGAGAAG CTGTTCCTCTACAAGGCTCTCGGGACAGCGCTGGCGGCTTGTCGGGACCTCGGACACGTCCGTGGGGAGGTGCTGAGGTTCCTTCAGGAGGCGAACCCTATGGAGCTGCCTGAGGCCCAG GGCATGATTTCTGTTGTGTCCCGTGCTGCCGAGAACCACTTCCACCTGGTCTTGGACACGGTGACAATGTTCTCCTCCGCTTTCACCGGAGACTGGCTGTGTCAGACTTCCACGGGCTGGAAG ctcctccccatccccatgcgAGAACCCACGCTGCGGGATGGGAACAGCTCCCGGCCCCGGAGCTGGCGgctcggggagctgcggggaggtgCCCGGCTGAACGAggagctgccgcaggagccc gtacagcagcagcagaataaggAGAGAGCCCAGGCCACTTGCGCTGCTCTGATGCACACCTACAGCAGCATAGCCCTGTGTGCACCCAAGGAGCAGCTGCTCGCCTGCGTGGAGAAAGAAATTGTGGGCAACATTCTGCAGCTCTGCGGAGCCAGAGAGAGG ATGCAAACCCCCCACGGGTTCCCTCTGCCcatgctcctcttgcacccctcagCCCTTCCAAGAGTTCAAGGGGTGCTTTGCTCTCTTTGCCCTCAGGACTGGCAGCTCAAGCTGGCCTTGGTGCAGAGCATCACTGAGGTCAGCAGTGCCATCCAGGCtgtgggcgactgcggcagcttTGAGCTCGGCTTGAAGCAGAAGGTGATGTGGACCCTGCTG GACTGGTTGGAGAGGGAGCCGTGGGACTCCCTGGTGCATGGAGTgttgcagcccctggagaagttGAG CAAGCTGAGGCCACTTCTGAGCCAGGAGGACAATCGGAAGCTGCTGGCAGTGTGCTGCCACAGTGTCGTGTCCTATCCGCCTGAGAGGcagaagggaaggcaggcagcgaAGGCAGCTGTAAACGTTCAG GTTCTGCACAGCAGATGCATGCAAGATCTGGGCCACCTCATAGCAACTCTGCTGGAGGCGGAGGCAAGCTCGACCAGCTTGGACGACGTGGTCGAT GTGCTGAAGGACTGGCTCACCTCGGGGACAGAATGGGAGCGGGAGAGAGCCCTGTGGATTTTAGCCCATGTGCTGGGAGCTTACAAGGAGCGATTTGAGCTGATG AGAGGATGTCCTTGGAATGGCTTCGGCTCCCTGGTGGGACTGCTGGGCACTCTGACTTGCGACTGCGTTGCCACGATCCACCagaggccgtggctctgccttgccTACCTTCTCCAAATACAAG CCAAGACCAGGAAGGTGGTGTCTGGGGCAGATGAGATCAGGCGCCTGTGTGAGGAGCTGAGGAGCCCAGAGCCCGAGACTCTGAAAGAGAACGGTGTCGCAATAGCAAAG GCCATTTGCAAATACATCCCTCCAGCGCAGGCGAGAGACTTTCTGACCGCTGTCCTGGACAGCCTCAGGCACGTCAGACCCACGTGTGTGAAGGCAGTGTGGAAGTGGGTGTGTCGCTTCCTGGTGGAATCCACCGAGGAAATAGTCCCGGAG ATGCCAAAAATCCTGCAGACCCTTTACACCTACATGGAGAAGAGCCCCCACAGGCCCTTCTCTTTCCATGCGGTGTTCTTCCTCACCTGCTCTCACCGGGAGCCTGCGATCAGCTGTCTCCTCCAGAAGGGTCTGCCCATGGACGG AGACACGGTGGAGCTGTGGAGGAGCCTCGGGAGAAGCACCATCGGGACTCGGGTCCTGAAGTGCTTAGCAGAGAAACTGAACCGAGTGGGGAACAACTGCCTGCAGGATGAGGACTCTGCTTGTGAGCGGCACAGCCGTCGCGCTGCTCTGGAGGCTGTGACG ATCACCCATGCCATCTCCGAGGTGGTGCTAGCTCTGGGGAGCACAGAGGAGCTCAAGCGGCTGCTTCCCGACCTGCTTCCCAGCCTCCTGAGGTGGGCCAGTGAAACACTGGGTGAGGAGAGATCGCTTTCTCCCCTGAGCACCTGGAGAGAGCTTTTCCTCGAGTGCGGGATCGCTGAGGAGAAGCCTTGCAGGTAA